The following proteins come from a genomic window of unidentified bacterial endosymbiont:
- the trmA gene encoding tRNA (uridine(54)-C5)-methyltransferase TrmA: MTPLHLPIEHYPQLLAAKRQRLQTLLAAYQAPPVACFASPVSHYRQRVEFRIWHEGADLYQVMFNPTNRSWFRIDHFPAASQLINRLMPEIMRGLRITPELRYKLFRIDYLSSLSGAGLVTLLYHRPLTANWRELARQLRDRVQQALGITLQIVGRALKQCISVDHPFIDEVLSIQGRQFHYRQIEGTFTQPNAQVNCQMLSWACDRLRGSTGDLLELYCGSGNFTLPLAQHFRQVLATEVVKAAVQAAQHNLTFNHIENVQVVRLSASELRQALHRERTFRRLAAITLSDFHCQTVLVDPPRCGLDAATLRWIQHYDQILYFSCNPKTLGDNLSRLSQTHAIAQCALFDQFPYTDHSECGVLLQRR, encoded by the coding sequence ATGACCCCGCTGCACCTTCCCATTGAACACTATCCCCAGCTGTTGGCGGCGAAGCGCCAGCGGTTGCAAACCTTACTGGCTGCTTACCAAGCGCCTCCTGTAGCATGCTTCGCCTCACCGGTCAGTCATTACCGACAGCGGGTTGAGTTTCGCATCTGGCATGAGGGGGCTGATCTCTATCAGGTGATGTTTAATCCGACCAATCGATCCTGGTTTCGGATCGATCACTTTCCAGCGGCCAGCCAACTGATTAACCGTTTGATGCCGGAAATCATGCGTGGCTTACGGATCACCCCAGAGCTGCGCTACAAGCTGTTTCGGATTGATTATCTCTCTAGTTTAAGTGGCGCCGGATTGGTTACGTTACTCTACCATCGCCCCTTAACAGCAAACTGGCGTGAGCTAGCACGACAGCTACGTGATCGGGTGCAGCAAGCGCTGGGGATTACTTTGCAAATAGTGGGTCGTGCTCTAAAGCAGTGTATCAGTGTCGATCACCCCTTTATCGATGAGGTGCTCTCCATCCAGGGGCGGCAGTTCCACTACCGACAAATTGAGGGAACTTTTACCCAACCCAATGCTCAGGTAAACTGCCAGATGTTGAGTTGGGCCTGCGATAGACTGAGGGGCTCTACGGGTGATCTGTTGGAACTCTACTGCGGTAGCGGTAACTTTACCCTGCCGTTAGCCCAGCATTTTCGACAGGTATTAGCCACAGAAGTGGTTAAAGCAGCGGTACAGGCGGCGCAGCACAATCTGACGTTTAATCATATTGAGAATGTGCAGGTTGTACGACTTTCCGCCTCTGAACTCAGGCAGGCGCTCCACAGAGAAAGAACTTTTCGACGCTTAGCAGCGATCACTTTAAGTGATTTTCACTGTCAAACCGTCTTAGTAGATCCACCCCGCTGCGGCTTAGATGCAGCGACCTTGCGCTGGATCCAACACTATGATCAGATTCTTTACTTCTCCTGCAACCCCAAGACCCTGGGGGATAATCTCTCCCGGTTATCTCAAACCCATGCGATTGCCCAGTGTGCCCTGTTTGATCAGTTCCCTTATACGGACCATAGCGAGTGCGGTGTGCTACTACAACGTCGCTAA
- a CDS encoding TDT family transporter: MFNTLSLRLRTLPTPLASLALGIASLGWYLENALPLQGWGQITGAVIAASLLSALIAKFTRHPDSLLQDLQHPVVGSILPTFAMATMVISKTVGLFHPVAAQILWLTAVISHITALISFCYHRAQAFSMHQMVPSWFVPPVGIVVAALTVPGAQFIPLSLVLLTFGMLSCLILLPLMIYRLLFFHEVPDSAKPTIAILAAPASLVLAGYLSVVSVPSLLLCSLLLGIAVLMTVVTYCAFFRLLQLPFSPAYAAFTFPMAIGATALYKLSALLSQYELAQDYADQVYWMATMEIVIATLIITYVSLRYLHYYWSSRPHQSGNHQGVP, translated from the coding sequence CTGTTCAATACCCTATCTCTTAGGCTGCGAACCCTGCCAACACCGCTGGCTAGCCTCGCACTGGGCATTGCGAGTCTGGGCTGGTACCTAGAGAATGCGCTACCCCTGCAGGGTTGGGGGCAGATCACCGGGGCGGTCATCGCGGCCAGCTTGCTGTCAGCGCTGATCGCCAAATTTACACGACATCCCGATAGCCTGCTCCAGGATCTGCAACATCCCGTCGTCGGCAGTATCCTCCCCACCTTTGCCATGGCGACAATGGTGATCTCGAAAACCGTGGGACTTTTTCATCCCGTAGCAGCTCAGATCCTCTGGTTGACTGCAGTGATAAGCCATATCACTGCCTTGATAAGCTTCTGCTATCATCGTGCCCAGGCGTTCTCTATGCACCAGATGGTACCCAGTTGGTTCGTTCCACCTGTTGGGATTGTTGTTGCGGCTCTCACAGTACCTGGAGCACAGTTTATCCCGTTGTCCCTGGTGTTACTGACCTTCGGTATGTTAAGTTGTCTGATTCTGTTACCGCTCATGATCTATCGCTTGCTATTCTTTCATGAAGTGCCTGATAGCGCCAAACCGACTATTGCCATTCTGGCGGCCCCTGCAAGCCTGGTATTGGCAGGCTACCTGAGTGTGGTCTCCGTACCTTCGCTGCTGCTCTGTTCATTGCTATTGGGCATTGCTGTGCTGATGACCGTGGTCACTTACTGCGCATTTTTTCGTCTGTTACAGTTGCCCTTCAGCCCAGCTTATGCTGCCTTTACCTTTCCGATGGCGATTGGCGCCACCGCACTGTACAAGTTATCCGCCCTGCTGAGCCAGTACGAACTCGCTCAGGATTATGCTGACCAAGTGTACTGGATGGCAACTATGGAGATTGTCATTGCTACGCTGATCATCACCTATGTCTCACTGCGCTACCTACACTATTATTGGAGCAGCAGGCCCCACCAGTCAGGCAATCATCAAGGAGTGCCATGA
- a CDS encoding type II toxin-antitoxin system RelE/ParE family toxin yields the protein MWTVVLTPRFYAWLHEQENGMQEKVLANLTNLETYGPKLSRPYADTVKGSRHKNMKELRVQYSGSPIRAFFAFDHERQAIVLCAGYKSNNKRFYETMLRIADEEFTAHLSGMEGKK from the coding sequence TTGTGGACCGTAGTGTTAACCCCACGATTTTATGCCTGGTTACACGAACAGGAAAATGGGATGCAAGAAAAGGTACTGGCAAATCTGACCAACCTTGAAACGTATGGTCCGAAACTGTCACGTCCCTATGCAGATACCGTGAAAGGTTCCAGGCACAAAAACATGAAGGAGCTACGCGTACAGTATTCAGGCAGCCCAATACGTGCATTTTTTGCTTTCGACCATGAAAGACAGGCTATCGTACTCTGTGCTGGTTACAAAAGTAATAACAAGCGATTTTATGAGACGATGCTCCGCATTGCGGACGAAGAATTTACTGCTCATTTATCCGGGATGGAGGGAAAAAAATGA
- a CDS encoding helix-turn-helix domain-containing protein, whose protein sequence is MKTLRDVIAAYPPESQARIKAMADEMVLETGLHLMREALQLSQKSLAESMGISQPAIAQIEQRGNDVKLATLKRYIEAMGGKLSLTVELPEGGGRVFHI, encoded by the coding sequence ATGAAAACATTACGCGATGTTATCGCAGCCTATCCGCCAGAAAGTCAGGCACGTATCAAAGCAATGGCTGATGAAATGGTTCTGGAAACGGGATTACATTTGATGCGGGAAGCATTACAGCTATCGCAAAAATCCCTGGCGGAATCGATGGGTATCAGTCAGCCGGCCATCGCTCAGATTGAACAACGAGGCAATGACGTTAAGCTGGCAACGCTTAAGCGTTATATTGAGGCAATGGGCGGTAAGCTAAGTCTGACCGTCGAACTGCCCGAAGGGGGCGGACGGGTATTTCATATCTAA